The DNA sequence TATTGCATTTTTTTGTATCTGTCTGCTGATGGTAGATATGTCATATAAAATATGGGGATTATATTTAAAAGTAAAAATAGAACTTTATGGAGATAACAGAAGTAAATTATTTGTTAAGTCGAAAAGTTATATACTAAAACTTGAGTCAATAAAAAGGAGGACTATTTTGGTAAAAAGTGGGTTTACATGGTTTACATAATTTATGGTTTACATGGTATTATTTTATTGATAATCAAATACTTGTATTGAAATTCAATGAATTTATGTAAACCCACATTTTCGCTCGCAACGTTGGTTAGAAGCTATCCTATAGCAAAAGATCTCTGCTCGTACCTCGTTCGAGGTGGCAATTGGTGTTATACCACTTCCGCTACAACAAATGTACTGCCGCCTACAAATACAAGATCATTATCTGTGGCATTAGCCTGAGCCGCCGATAAAGCTGCCTTTACTGATGGGTAGGTGTTGCCGTGTAAGCCAAAACTTGCGGCTTGCTGCTGCATACTTTCTGCATCTAAACCTCTTGGTATATCGGGCTTGCAGAAGTAATAGATAGCTTTTGTTGGGAGCAAAGCCAATACTTTGGTAATGTCCTTATCATTCACCATGCCTATTACAAAGTGTAATTGCTGGTAATTAACCGCGGCAATATTTTTGACCACCTCCTGTATACCGTCGGGGTTATGACCGGTATCGCAAATGGTTAACGGCTGGATATTTAAAACTTCCCAGCGGCCATGCAGGCCGGTGAGTGTTTTCACCTGCTTCAACGCGGTGGTGATATGCTCATTGGTTATTATGAAGCCTTGTTTGCGCAGCTCGTCCACAGCCGATAAAACACCTTTGATGTTTTTAAGCTGATAGGTGCCTGTGAGGTCGAGCTGGATAGTAAGTGATGAGTGATGAGTGTTGAGTAGTGAGTTGCTAACTTCAATTTCCAAAAGTTTTGAGTTTTGACTTTTAACTTTTGACTTTTCTTCAATCGTCCACACGTCCGATGCAAAAGTGA is a window from the Mucilaginibacter inviolabilis genome containing:
- a CDS encoding bifunctional folylpolyglutamate synthase/dihydrofolate synthase yields the protein MNYQETIQYLYTQLPMFTRDGASAFKKDLTNTIELCKRLDNPQHKFKSLHIAGTNGKGSTSHMLAAILQTAGYKTGLYTSPHLKDFRERIRVNGQMISEQTVIDFVEDHKADFEEIAPSFFEMTVALAFDVFAKEKVDIAIIEVGLGGRLDSTNIITPLLSVITNIGWDHMNMLGDTLQLIAGEKAGIIKPGIPVVVSETQPETVPVFIAKAQREGSPITFASDVWTIEEKSKVKSQNSKLLEIEVSNSLLNTHHSSLTIQLDLTGTYQLKNIKGVLSAVDELRKQGFIITNEHITTALKQVKTLTGLHGRWEVLNIQPLTICDTGHNPDGIQEVVKNIAAVNYQQLHFVIGMVNDKDITKVLALLPTKAIYYFCKPDIPRGLDAESMQQQAASFGLHGNTYPSVKAALSAAQANATDNDLVFVGGSTFVVAEVV